A genomic region of Cotesia glomerata isolate CgM1 linkage group LG9, MPM_Cglom_v2.3, whole genome shotgun sequence contains the following coding sequences:
- the LOC123272276 gene encoding putative ankyrin repeat protein RF_0381: MTYISCSSKYLDKLLRFDPNYILKLNITTSEDLIENKSIDINTVIIYGTSTGRVIVLTLLSIAVMNKDEEQVNYLLSKNADVNLGTDTVGLSSVHRALTSGSWRIFLKLISHGAALDQDFKVLKCPTIHIAIEMGSYQAVKHLIDAGVNVNVKYNNVTPLEAAVSLGHMDIIKILINNGADKDAKGTGVILGKALTKAILRGQEKIRDFYLNCGAHINYRLSNERGKESILHRIVQLGNFETFKFLLNFNEIDINATTEENYSALHVALAQNHPIDPRIVYKLLSAGININLESRNKKLALHCVNKCNNSLYLSLGKHIVKLIAAGFYVCPGNFRAVSNPPWNSFRDKCQQEVKLLRSIKITDCVTYYDVLRMSLQKLAGVSAVWRDDLLQASESFTKDRIAGKGEYFRFYFT, from the exons aTGACCTATATCAGCTGTTCATCAAAGTATCTAGACAAACTCCTTCGTTTCGACCCAAACTACATTTTAAAACTGAATATCACCACATCAGAGGacttaattgaaaataaatccaTTGATATCAACACAGTAATTATCTACGGAACATCAACAGGAAGAGTAATAGTACTTACACTGCTAAGTATCGCAGTAATGAATAAAGATGAAGAACAAGTCAATTATCTTTTAAGTAAAAATGCAGATGTAAATTTAGGAACCGACACGGTAGGACTGAGTTCTGTTCACAGAGCTCTAACAAGTGGAAGCTGGAGAATATTCCTCAAATTAATCTCCCATGGAGCTGCTTTGGATCAAGACTTTAAAGTCTTGAAGTGTCCGACAATACACATTGCCATTGAAATGGGAAGCTATCAAGCTGTGAAACATCTTATTGATGCAGGAGTTAATGTCAATGTTAAATATAACAACGTGACTCCATTAGAAGCTGCGGTGTCGCTTGGTCACAtggatattattaaaatattaattaacaatggTGCTGATAAGGATGCTAAAGGAACAGGAGTAATTCTTGGGAAAGCTTTAACAAAAGCTATTCTTCGTGGACAGGAAAAAATTCGGgacttttatttgaattgtGGAGCTCATATTAATTACCGATTAAGTAATGAAAGAGGAAAAGAATCAATCTTGCATCGAATTGTCCAATTAGGAAACTTTGAGACGTTTAAATTTTTGCTGAACTTTAATGAGATAGATATTAATGCTACCACAGAAGAAAATTATTCAGCGCTTCATGTTGCTCTGGCGCAAAATCACCCGATAGATCCTAGAATTGTCTACAAGCTTCTAAGCGCGGgcattaatattaatctagaaagcagaaataaaaaattagcgcTTCATTGCGTGAACAAATGCAATAATTCATTATATTTAAGTCTCGGGAAacatattgttaaattaattgctGCTGGGTTTTATGTATGTCCTGGAAATTTTAGAGCAGTAAGCAATCCTCCCTGGAACTCTTTCAGAGATAAATGTCAGCAAGAAGTCAAATTATTGAGGAGTATTAAAATTACGGATTGTGTTACTTATTATGATGTTTTGAGAATGTCATTACAGAAATTGGct GGTGTTTCCGCAGTATGGAGAGATGATTTATTACAGGCTTCTGAAAGTTTTACAAAGGATAGAATTGCTGGGAAAGGAGagtattttagattttattttacctGA